A region of Streptomyces cinnamoneus DNA encodes the following proteins:
- a CDS encoding phosphotransferase family protein encodes MSQANPPGLDLRRLRDHLGRARPGLVEGPLTAEVIAGGRSNLTYAVTDGTGRRWVVRRPPLGHVLATAHDMGREYRVISALRDTAVPVPGTVLLCEDAEVLGAPFYVMEHVEGTPYRTAAQLAAIGPERTRAVVRGLTGTLVRLHAVDPGAVGLGDFGRPEGFLERQLRRWGKQLEASRSRDLPGVDELCRALGAAPPASPAPTVVHGDYRLDNVLVGADDTVRAVLDWEMSTLGDPLTDLGLLMMYSEQRDVPGSPITTTREAPGHPDPAEIAEWYAAGSGRDVSALPWYTAFAYFKLAVILEGIHYRYTLGQTVGAGFDRIGQLVPLFIDSGLTTLRKG; translated from the coding sequence ATGAGCCAAGCCAATCCCCCGGGCCTCGACCTGCGAAGGCTGCGCGACCACCTCGGCCGCGCACGGCCGGGCCTGGTGGAAGGGCCGCTGACCGCCGAGGTGATCGCGGGCGGACGCTCCAACCTCACCTACGCCGTCACCGACGGCACCGGCCGGCGGTGGGTGGTGCGCCGGCCGCCGCTGGGGCACGTGCTGGCCACCGCGCACGACATGGGCCGCGAGTACCGGGTGATCAGTGCCCTGCGCGACACGGCGGTCCCGGTGCCGGGGACGGTGCTGCTCTGCGAGGACGCGGAGGTGCTGGGGGCGCCCTTCTACGTCATGGAGCACGTGGAGGGCACGCCCTACCGCACCGCCGCGCAGCTCGCCGCGATCGGACCGGAGCGCACCCGCGCGGTGGTGCGGGGCCTGACCGGCACGCTCGTGCGGCTGCACGCCGTCGATCCCGGCGCGGTCGGGCTCGGGGACTTCGGGCGGCCGGAGGGCTTCCTGGAGCGGCAGTTGCGGCGGTGGGGCAAGCAGCTGGAGGCGTCCCGCAGCCGTGACCTGCCGGGCGTCGACGAGCTGTGCCGGGCGCTGGGCGCGGCGCCGCCCGCCTCGCCCGCGCCCACGGTCGTCCACGGCGACTACCGGCTCGACAACGTCCTCGTCGGCGCCGACGACACGGTCCGGGCCGTCCTGGACTGGGAGATGTCCACCCTCGGCGACCCGCTGACCGACCTGGGCCTGCTGATGATGTACAGCGAGCAGCGGGACGTGCCCGGCTCCCCGATCACCACCACGCGCGAGGCCCCCGGCCACCCGGATCCCGCCGAGATCGCCGAGTGGTACGCGGCCGGCTCGGGGCGGGACGTCTCGGCGCTGCCCTGGTACACCGCCTTCGCCTACTTCAAGCTCGCCGTGATCCTCGAAGGCATCCACTACCGCTACACCCTCGGCCAGACGGTCGGCGCGGGCTTCGACCGCATCGGGCAGCTCGTACCGCTGTTCATCGACAGCGGACTCACCACGCTCCGGAAGGGCTGA
- a CDS encoding acyl-CoA dehydrogenase family protein encodes MDFACDARTEELRERLLAFMDERVYPAESVAAEQRAALASPWDVPPVVEELKAEARRRGLWNLFLQDERYGAGLTNVQYAPLAEITGRSPQLAPTALNCAAPDTGNMELLAQFGTEEQRARWLEPLLAGRIRSAFAMTEPDVASSDATNIETRVERDGDAYVITGRKWYISGALHPDCRIFIVMGKTDPGADVRRQQSMVLVPRDAPGVEIRRAMGVYGYEDHYHGGHAEVVFDGVRVPADHLVGEEGGGFAIAQARLGPGRIHHCMRLIGMAERAIELMCRRAVARTAFGKPLAQQGVVQEWIADARVAVEQLRLLVLKTAWLMDTVGNRGAHTEIQAIKIATPRTVAGIIDQAVQLHGAGGVSQDFPLAELWAAARTLRLADGPDEVHQRSLARRELARYR; translated from the coding sequence ATGGACTTCGCATGCGACGCGCGCACCGAGGAGCTGCGCGAGAGGCTGCTGGCCTTCATGGACGAACGGGTGTACCCGGCGGAGAGCGTGGCCGCCGAGCAGCGGGCCGCCCTCGCCTCGCCCTGGGACGTCCCGCCGGTCGTGGAGGAGCTGAAGGCGGAGGCCCGCCGGCGCGGGCTGTGGAACCTCTTCCTCCAGGACGAGCGGTACGGGGCCGGGCTGACCAACGTCCAGTACGCGCCCCTCGCCGAGATCACCGGCCGTAGCCCCCAGCTCGCCCCCACCGCGCTCAACTGCGCGGCACCGGACACCGGGAACATGGAGCTGCTCGCGCAGTTCGGCACCGAGGAGCAGCGTGCGCGCTGGCTGGAGCCGCTGCTGGCGGGCCGCATCCGCTCGGCCTTCGCGATGACCGAGCCGGACGTCGCCTCCTCGGACGCGACGAACATCGAGACCCGTGTCGAGCGCGACGGCGACGCGTACGTGATCACCGGCCGCAAGTGGTACATCTCCGGGGCGCTGCACCCCGACTGCCGGATCTTCATCGTGATGGGCAAGACCGATCCCGGCGCCGACGTGCGCCGCCAGCAGTCCATGGTGCTGGTCCCGCGGGACGCTCCCGGCGTGGAGATCCGCCGGGCCATGGGGGTGTACGGCTACGAGGACCACTACCACGGCGGCCACGCGGAGGTCGTGTTCGACGGGGTGCGGGTCCCCGCGGACCACCTGGTCGGTGAGGAGGGCGGCGGCTTCGCGATCGCCCAGGCGCGGCTCGGCCCGGGCCGGATCCACCACTGCATGCGGCTGATCGGCATGGCCGAGCGGGCGATCGAGCTGATGTGCCGGCGAGCGGTGGCGCGTACGGCCTTCGGGAAGCCGCTGGCGCAGCAGGGCGTGGTGCAGGAGTGGATCGCGGACGCCCGCGTCGCGGTGGAGCAGCTGCGGCTGCTGGTGCTGAAGACGGCGTGGCTGATGGACACGGTGGGCAACCGCGGCGCCCACACGGAGATCCAGGCCATCAAGATCGCGACGCCGCGCACGGTGGCCGGCATCATCGACCAGGCGGTGCAGCTGCACGGGGCGGGCGGGGTGAGCCAGGACTTCCCGCTGGCGGAACTGTGGGCGGCCGCCCGCACCCTGCGGCTCGCGGACGGGCCGGACGAGGTGCACCAGCGGTCGCTGGCGCGGCGGGAGCTGGCGCGCTACCGCTGA
- a CDS encoding GntR family transcriptional regulator yields MTTFAPDSLALNRKLPLWYQVSQSLRASILGRRPDDPLRLPTEDALAEHYGVSVLTMRQALKELEAEGLISRHRRRGTFIEPSARRGSPVRLLGSVDAIVAQQSGERTAVLDHGPAPVPAQLAEHFPGLAEVTAYRRLRCEESTGEPTNWAENLIRPELAERIDLADLARWPMTKVLRDALGVRISRITDTVEARLADPETARLLQVPLLSPILHYTGVTYDETGRVVDVALIRYRGDRFSFTVTLDAH; encoded by the coding sequence GTGACCACCTTCGCCCCCGACTCCCTCGCGCTCAACCGCAAGCTGCCGCTGTGGTACCAGGTCTCGCAGTCGCTGCGGGCCTCGATACTCGGCCGCCGCCCGGACGACCCGCTGCGGCTGCCCACCGAGGACGCCCTCGCGGAGCACTACGGCGTCAGCGTGCTGACCATGCGGCAGGCGCTGAAGGAGCTGGAGGCGGAGGGCCTCATCAGCCGGCACCGCCGGCGGGGCACCTTCATCGAGCCGAGCGCCCGGCGCGGGTCCCCGGTGCGCCTGCTGGGCTCGGTGGACGCGATCGTCGCCCAGCAGTCCGGCGAGCGGACGGCCGTGCTCGACCACGGCCCCGCGCCGGTGCCGGCCCAGCTGGCCGAGCACTTCCCCGGCCTGGCCGAGGTCACGGCCTACCGGCGGCTGCGCTGCGAGGAGTCCACGGGCGAGCCCACGAACTGGGCGGAGAACCTGATCCGCCCCGAGCTCGCCGAGCGCATCGACCTCGCCGACCTCGCCCGCTGGCCCATGACGAAGGTCCTGCGCGACGCGCTCGGCGTGCGGATCAGCCGCATCACCGACACGGTCGAGGCACGGCTGGCCGACCCGGAGACGGCGCGCCTGCTCCAGGTGCCGCTGCTGAGCCCGATCCTGCACTACACGGGGGTGACCTACGACGAGACGGGCCGGGTGGTCGACGTGGCCCTCATCCGCTACCGCGGGGACCGCTTCTCGTTCACCGTGACGCTGGACGCCCACTGA
- the hmgA gene encoding homogentisate 1,2-dioxygenase, whose product MSDTGNEQARKAAEALTYLSGFGNEHGSEAVPGALPQGRNSPQRAPLGLYAEQLSGSAFTEPRQHNHRSWLYRIRPSAAHPPFTRLDAGAVRGAPFTETVPDPNRLRWDPLPEPPAGTDFLAGLWTLGGNGDAAQRTGMAVHLYAASASMDRVFSDADGELLIVPEQGGLLLRTEFGLLRAEPGHVALIPRGVRFRVELLDATARGYVCENHGRPFTLPDLGPIGANGLANPRDFLAPVAAYEDVDGPVEVVNKFCGNLWSATYDHSPLDVVAWHGNHVPYVYDLRRFNVMGTISYDHPDPSIFTVLTSPSDTPGLANVDFVVFAPRWLVGEDTFRPPYFHRNVMSEYMGLIEGAYDAKTAGKGGFVPGGGSLHNMMSAHGPDRETFDKASAADLKPHKIDDGLAFMFETRWPVTLTGQAAAADHLQSGYDTVWQGLERHFSR is encoded by the coding sequence ATGAGCGACACGGGCAACGAGCAGGCGCGGAAGGCGGCGGAGGCCCTGACCTACCTGTCCGGCTTCGGCAACGAGCACGGCAGCGAGGCCGTCCCCGGCGCCCTGCCGCAGGGCCGCAACTCCCCGCAGCGCGCCCCCCTCGGGCTCTACGCGGAGCAGCTGAGCGGCTCCGCCTTCACCGAGCCCCGGCAGCACAACCACCGGTCGTGGCTGTACCGCATCCGGCCCTCGGCCGCCCACCCGCCGTTCACCCGCCTCGACGCCGGCGCGGTCCGCGGCGCGCCCTTCACCGAGACCGTCCCCGACCCCAACCGGCTGCGCTGGGACCCGCTGCCCGAGCCCCCCGCCGGCACGGACTTCCTGGCCGGCCTGTGGACCCTGGGTGGCAACGGCGACGCCGCGCAGCGCACGGGCATGGCCGTGCACCTCTACGCCGCCAGCGCCTCGATGGACCGGGTGTTCAGCGACGCCGACGGCGAGCTGCTGATCGTCCCCGAGCAGGGCGGGCTGCTGCTGCGCACGGAGTTCGGGCTGCTGCGGGCCGAGCCGGGCCACGTGGCGCTGATCCCGCGCGGCGTGCGCTTCCGCGTGGAGCTGCTGGACGCCACCGCCCGCGGCTACGTCTGCGAGAACCACGGCCGGCCCTTCACCCTCCCCGACCTGGGCCCCATCGGCGCCAACGGCCTGGCGAACCCCCGCGACTTCCTCGCGCCCGTCGCCGCCTACGAGGACGTGGACGGCCCCGTCGAGGTGGTCAACAAGTTCTGCGGCAACCTCTGGTCCGCGACCTACGACCACTCCCCGCTGGACGTCGTCGCCTGGCACGGCAACCACGTCCCGTACGTCTACGACCTGCGCCGCTTCAACGTGATGGGGACCATCAGCTACGACCACCCGGACCCCTCGATCTTCACGGTGCTCACCTCGCCGTCGGACACCCCGGGACTCGCCAACGTCGACTTCGTCGTCTTCGCGCCGCGCTGGCTGGTGGGCGAGGACACCTTCCGGCCGCCCTACTTCCACCGCAACGTGATGAGCGAGTACATGGGCCTGATCGAGGGCGCCTACGACGCCAAGACGGCCGGCAAGGGGGGTTTCGTCCCCGGCGGCGGCTCGCTGCACAACATGATGTCGGCGCACGGGCCGGACCGGGAGACCTTCGACAAGGCCAGCGCGGCGGACCTGAAGCCCCACAAGATCGACGACGGGCTCGCCTTCATGTTCGAGACCCGCTGGCCGGTGACCCTGACCGGGCAGGCGGCGGCCGCCGACCACCTGCAGAGCGGGTACGACACCGTGTGGCAGGGTCTGGAGCGCCATTTCAGCCGCTGA
- a CDS encoding aldehyde dehydrogenase family protein produces the protein MSNHDGMYIGGSWRPAAGRGVTEVVNPADEQVIATVPAGDGEDVDAAVRAARAALPAWSATAPARRGEHLVALRDALDARREEIAATVTAELGSPIGFARRVHVGLPVAVTASYAELAATYAFEERVGNSTVLHEPVGVVGAITPWNYPLHQIVAKVAPALAAGCTVVLKPAEDTPLTARLFAACVAEAGLPAGVFNMVTGLGPVAGRALAEHPGVDLVSFTGSTAVGRQVGAVAAGAVKRVALELGGKSANVILPGADLPKAVTVNVADVMRNAGQSCNALTRMLVHADRYEEAVALAAEAAASYVPGDPADPETRLGPVVSRAQRERVVGYIRKGVAEGARLVTGGPEAPEGREKGHWVRPTVFADVTGDMTIAQEEIFGPVLSVLRYETEEEALALANGTPYGLGGAVWAADDATAAAFARRMDTGQVDVNGGRFNLLAPFGGHKQSGVGREMGVHGLTEYLQTKSLQF, from the coding sequence GTGAGCAACCACGACGGGATGTACATCGGCGGCAGCTGGCGGCCCGCCGCCGGACGCGGGGTCACCGAGGTGGTCAACCCCGCGGACGAGCAGGTCATCGCCACGGTCCCGGCCGGTGACGGCGAGGACGTCGACGCCGCCGTCCGGGCGGCCCGCGCGGCCCTGCCCGCCTGGTCGGCCACGGCGCCGGCCCGGCGCGGGGAGCACCTGGTCGCCCTGCGGGACGCGCTCGACGCCCGTCGCGAGGAGATCGCCGCCACGGTCACCGCCGAGCTGGGCTCGCCCATCGGCTTCGCCCGGCGCGTGCACGTCGGGCTGCCGGTCGCCGTCACCGCCTCGTACGCCGAGCTCGCCGCGACGTACGCCTTCGAGGAGCGTGTCGGCAATTCCACCGTGCTCCACGAGCCGGTCGGCGTGGTCGGGGCGATCACGCCCTGGAACTACCCGCTGCACCAGATCGTCGCCAAGGTCGCCCCCGCGCTGGCCGCGGGCTGCACGGTGGTCCTCAAGCCCGCCGAGGACACGCCGCTGACCGCCCGCCTGTTCGCCGCGTGCGTGGCGGAGGCCGGCCTGCCGGCCGGGGTCTTCAACATGGTCACCGGGCTGGGCCCGGTCGCCGGCCGGGCGCTGGCCGAGCACCCGGGCGTCGACCTGGTGTCCTTCACCGGCTCCACGGCCGTGGGCCGGCAGGTCGGCGCCGTCGCCGCCGGCGCCGTCAAGCGCGTCGCGCTCGAACTCGGCGGCAAGTCCGCCAACGTCATCCTGCCCGGCGCCGACCTGCCGAAGGCCGTCACCGTCAACGTCGCCGACGTGATGCGCAACGCCGGCCAGTCCTGCAACGCCCTCACCCGCATGCTGGTGCACGCCGACCGCTACGAGGAAGCCGTCGCGCTCGCCGCCGAGGCGGCGGCCTCCTACGTCCCGGGCGACCCGGCCGACCCGGAGACCCGCCTGGGCCCGGTGGTGAGCCGGGCCCAGCGCGAACGCGTCGTGGGCTACATCCGCAAGGGCGTGGCGGAGGGCGCCCGGCTCGTCACCGGCGGCCCCGAGGCGCCCGAGGGGCGGGAGAAGGGCCACTGGGTGCGCCCCACCGTCTTCGCCGACGTCACCGGCGACATGACCATCGCCCAGGAGGAGATCTTCGGCCCCGTCCTGTCGGTGCTGCGCTACGAGACCGAGGAGGAGGCCCTGGCCCTGGCCAACGGCACGCCGTACGGCCTCGGCGGCGCGGTCTGGGCGGCCGACGACGCCACGGCCGCCGCCTTCGCCCGCCGCATGGACACCGGCCAGGTCGACGTCAACGGCGGCCGCTTCAACCTGCTGGCGCCCTTCGGCGGCCACAAGCAGTCGGGCGTCGGGCGCGAGATGGGCGTGCACGGCCTGACGGAGTACCTCCAGACCAAGTCGCTCCAGTTCTGA
- a CDS encoding zinc-binding dehydrogenase has product MVRAAVLPAVGAPLEIAEIDLPAPGPGQVRVRVAAAGVCHSDLSLCDGTLRQPVPAVLGHEGAGTVVAVGEGVRHVAPGDQVVLNWAPSCGACHFCGLAEPWLCARAAAAATVPYATLRADGRALHAGLGTAVFAEETVVGADAVLPLPEGVPLAEAALLGCAVLTGYGAVHHNARVRAGESVVVVGAGGVGLATLRAARLAGAGTIVAVDVSPDKEELARAAGATEFLLASDDTARRVRALTGGHGADVAVECVGRAGSIRTAWSSTRRGGRTTVVGIGGKDQQVSFSALELFHFGRTLSGCVYGNSDPAKDLPVIAGHVREGRFDLAGLVTDRIGLDGIPGAFEEMVAGRGGRALVVFPD; this is encoded by the coding sequence ATGGTCCGCGCCGCCGTCCTGCCCGCCGTGGGCGCCCCGCTGGAGATCGCCGAGATCGACCTGCCCGCGCCGGGCCCCGGCCAGGTGCGCGTGCGGGTCGCCGCGGCGGGGGTGTGCCACTCCGACCTCTCCCTCTGTGACGGCACCCTGCGCCAGCCCGTGCCGGCCGTCCTCGGGCACGAGGGCGCGGGCACGGTCGTCGCCGTCGGCGAGGGCGTGCGCCACGTCGCGCCGGGTGACCAGGTGGTCCTCAACTGGGCGCCCTCCTGCGGGGCCTGCCACTTCTGCGGCCTGGCCGAGCCGTGGCTGTGCGCCCGGGCGGCCGCGGCCGCCACGGTGCCCTACGCCACGCTGCGGGCGGACGGCCGCGCGCTGCACGCGGGCCTGGGGACGGCCGTCTTCGCCGAGGAGACCGTGGTCGGCGCGGACGCCGTGCTGCCGCTGCCGGAGGGCGTGCCGCTCGCCGAGGCCGCCCTGCTGGGCTGCGCGGTGCTCACCGGCTACGGGGCCGTGCACCACAACGCGCGCGTCCGCGCCGGCGAGTCGGTCGTGGTCGTGGGCGCCGGCGGGGTGGGGCTGGCCACGCTGCGCGCGGCGCGGCTCGCGGGCGCGGGGACGATCGTGGCGGTGGACGTCTCGCCGGACAAGGAGGAACTCGCCCGGGCCGCCGGGGCCACCGAGTTCCTCCTCGCCTCCGACGACACCGCGCGGCGCGTCCGCGCGCTCACCGGCGGGCACGGCGCGGACGTGGCCGTCGAGTGCGTGGGCCGGGCCGGGAGCATCCGCACCGCCTGGTCCTCGACGCGCCGGGGCGGCCGGACGACGGTGGTCGGCATCGGCGGCAAGGACCAGCAGGTGTCCTTCTCGGCGCTGGAGCTCTTCCACTTCGGCCGTACGCTCTCCGGCTGCGTCTACGGCAACAGCGACCCGGCGAAGGACCTGCCGGTCATCGCCGGGCACGTGCGCGAGGGGCGCTTCGACCTGGCCGGCCTGGTCACCGACCGGATCGGGCTCGACGGCATCCCCGGGGCCTTCGAGGAGATGGTCGCCGGGCGCGGGGGCCGGGCCCTGGTGGTCTTCCCCGACTAG
- a CDS encoding DUF2165 domain-containing protein, whose protein sequence is MSSERTLPVAATALTATVAVYTALVAFGNVTDFGTNREFVRHVLAMDTTFLDDDLMWRAVTDRTLQDAAYVAVIVWETVAALALLWATALWLRGLVRPWAGYGPARRASTVGLVMLMLLFGLGFMAIGGEWFAMWQSTKWNGLQAAGRDFTLAGFVLVLIHLPSSQWRRE, encoded by the coding sequence ATGAGCAGTGAGCGCACCCTGCCGGTGGCGGCGACGGCGCTGACCGCCACGGTGGCGGTGTACACCGCGCTCGTCGCCTTCGGCAACGTCACGGACTTCGGGACCAACCGGGAATTCGTCCGGCACGTCCTCGCGATGGACACGACCTTCCTCGACGACGACCTGATGTGGCGGGCCGTCACCGACCGCACGCTCCAGGACGCCGCCTATGTGGCCGTCATCGTCTGGGAGACGGTGGCCGCGCTGGCGCTGCTGTGGGCCACAGCCCTGTGGCTGCGCGGCCTCGTCAGGCCGTGGGCCGGCTACGGCCCGGCCCGGCGGGCCAGCACGGTGGGCCTGGTGATGCTGATGCTGCTGTTCGGACTGGGCTTCATGGCCATAGGCGGCGAGTGGTTCGCGATGTGGCAGTCCACGAAGTGGAACGGACTCCAGGCGGCCGGGCGGGACTTCACCCTGGCCGGCTTCGTGCTCGTCCTGATCCATCTGCCGTCCTCGCAGTGGCGGCGGGAGTGA
- a CDS encoding TetR/AcrR family transcriptional regulator: MGTQAQRTEQWADVTPDAARRLLTAAVEAFAERGYHATTTRDIAGRAGMSPAALYIHYRTKEELLYRISGVGHRLALGILRRAHDGPGSPAERLADAVRRFVRWHAEHHTTARVVQYELGALGEEHHAEIVALRRETDAAVRAIIEEGVAAGDFDVPDVRGTSLAVLSLCVDVARWFSVDGRRTPEEVGDLYAGLVLRMVGHGNGVRAAGA, from the coding sequence ATGGGCACACAGGCGCAGCGGACCGAGCAGTGGGCCGACGTCACGCCCGACGCCGCGCGACGGCTGCTGACCGCCGCCGTCGAGGCCTTCGCCGAGCGCGGCTACCACGCCACCACCACCCGCGACATCGCCGGCCGCGCCGGGATGAGCCCGGCCGCCCTCTACATCCACTACAGGACCAAGGAGGAACTGCTCTACCGCATCAGCGGCGTCGGCCACCGCCTCGCGCTCGGCATCCTCCGCCGGGCCCACGACGGCCCCGGCAGCCCCGCCGAGCGGCTCGCCGACGCCGTCCGCCGCTTCGTCCGCTGGCACGCCGAACACCACACCACCGCCCGCGTGGTGCAGTACGAGCTCGGGGCGCTCGGCGAGGAGCACCACGCCGAGATCGTCGCGCTGCGCCGGGAGACCGACGCCGCGGTCCGCGCCATCATCGAGGAGGGCGTCGCCGCGGGCGACTTCGACGTCCCCGACGTGCGCGGCACCAGCCTCGCGGTGCTCTCCCTGTGCGTCGACGTCGCCCGCTGGTTCAGCGTGGACGGCAGGCGCACCCCCGAGGAGGTCGGCGACCTCTACGCAGGGCTGGTGCTGCGCATGGTGGGTCACGGCAACGGGGTGCGGGCGGCGGGGGCCTGA
- the soxR gene encoding redox-sensitive transcriptional activator SoxR, whose product MPQISKQVHELTVGQLSARSGAAVSALHFYESKGLIHSRRTSGNQRRYDRDALRRVAFIRAAQRVGIPLATIREALSTLPDERTPTREDWARLSEAWRAELEQRIAQLGKLRDHLDDCIGCGCLSLATCALSNPDDRFGVLGTGSMLYGQRTG is encoded by the coding sequence GTGCCGCAGATTTCCAAGCAAGTCCACGAGCTCACGGTCGGCCAGCTCTCCGCGCGCAGCGGTGCCGCCGTCTCCGCCCTGCACTTCTACGAGTCCAAGGGCCTGATCCACAGCCGGCGCACCTCCGGCAACCAGCGCCGCTACGACCGTGACGCGCTGCGCCGGGTCGCCTTCATCCGCGCCGCCCAGCGCGTGGGGATCCCGCTCGCCACCATCCGCGAGGCGCTCTCCACGCTGCCCGACGAGCGCACGCCCACCCGTGAGGACTGGGCGCGGCTGTCCGAGGCGTGGCGTGCGGAGCTGGAGCAACGAATAGCGCAGCTCGGCAAGTTGCGCGACCACCTGGACGACTGCATCGGCTGCGGCTGCCTCTCGCTCGCCACCTGCGCGCTCTCCAACCCCGACGACCGCTTCGGCGTCCTGGGCACCGGCTCGATGCTGTACGGCCAGCGCACCGGCTGA
- a CDS encoding serine-threonine protein kinase, whose product MAGIRVEPYWELTFDADGDMAPGERDALVRGVGDSGITDLVVFAHGWNNRRSAATLLYDQFFAPFPGVLADAPSPVRLGYAGVFWPSMRFTDEPIPDFPPLRPAPAAGPGLDPATLRALADVLPGSEATLDRLAELLERRPEDEERLAEFVALVRGLVPERLRAAAGDRDPYGHDMEPDAGPPAMFTADPRAVCEAFAEALAATGAPAAELLGGLGDAWEKLWRGALELLRQASYWEMKRRAGTVGRAGLGPVLALLAADPPGPRIHLVGHSFGGRLVAFAAQAVPEHVECVHSLTLLQGAFSHYAFAPRLPFALDRGGALKDLHRRIRGPLLCCHSGYDEALRVLYPVASRVSGDNRSMWGADRLANDPRWGAMGHDGVQAVPGTTTLTLARALTDPLPESGCVNVDASAVVRRGGPPSGAHSDICHGELARLILRAGRLVG is encoded by the coding sequence ATGGCGGGGATACGCGTGGAGCCGTACTGGGAACTCACCTTCGACGCCGACGGGGACATGGCTCCCGGCGAACGGGACGCGCTGGTACGGGGCGTGGGCGACAGCGGGATCACCGACCTGGTGGTCTTCGCGCACGGCTGGAACAACCGCCGCTCGGCCGCCACCCTCCTCTACGACCAGTTCTTCGCCCCGTTCCCCGGTGTGCTCGCGGACGCCCCGTCCCCCGTGCGCCTCGGCTACGCCGGTGTGTTCTGGCCGTCCATGCGGTTCACCGACGAGCCGATCCCGGACTTCCCCCCACTGCGTCCCGCCCCCGCGGCCGGCCCCGGCCTCGACCCCGCCACCCTGCGGGCGCTGGCGGATGTCCTCCCCGGCAGCGAGGCGACGCTGGACCGGCTGGCGGAGCTGCTGGAGCGGCGGCCCGAGGACGAGGAACGGCTGGCGGAGTTCGTCGCGCTCGTCCGCGGCCTCGTGCCGGAGCGGCTTCGCGCGGCGGCCGGTGACCGCGACCCGTACGGCCACGACATGGAGCCGGACGCGGGCCCGCCCGCCATGTTCACCGCCGACCCCAGAGCGGTCTGCGAGGCCTTCGCCGAGGCCTTGGCCGCCACCGGCGCCCCGGCCGCCGAACTGCTCGGCGGCCTCGGCGACGCCTGGGAGAAGCTGTGGCGCGGCGCCCTCGAACTGCTGCGGCAGGCCTCCTACTGGGAGATGAAGCGACGGGCCGGCACGGTCGGCCGGGCCGGGCTCGGCCCCGTCCTCGCCCTGCTGGCCGCGGACCCTCCCGGGCCGCGGATCCACCTGGTGGGGCACAGCTTCGGCGGCCGCCTGGTCGCGTTCGCGGCCCAGGCCGTCCCGGAGCACGTGGAGTGCGTGCACTCCCTCACCCTGCTCCAAGGCGCCTTCTCGCACTACGCGTTCGCGCCCCGGCTGCCGTTCGCCCTGGACCGCGGCGGCGCGCTCAAGGACCTCCACCGCCGCATCCGGGGCCCGCTGCTGTGCTGCCACTCCGGCTACGACGAGGCGCTGCGGGTGCTCTACCCGGTCGCCTCCCGGGTGTCCGGGGACAACCGGTCCATGTGGGGCGCGGACCGGCTGGCGAACGACCCCCGGTGGGGCGCGATGGGGCACGACGGCGTGCAGGCCGTGCCCGGCACCACCACACTCACCCTCGCCCGGGCGCTGACGGACCCGCTGCCGGAGAGCGGCTGCGTGAACGTGGACGCGTCGGCGGTCGTGCGCCGCGGCGGCCCCCCGTCGGGTGCCCACAGCGACATCTGCCACGGCGAGCTGGCCCGCCTCATCCTGCGGGCGGGGCGGCTCGTCGGCTGA
- a CDS encoding TetR/AcrR family transcriptional regulator, with translation MAGTTENGGRPVPQRLLAAATRLFADQGYDRTSVQEIVEAAGVTKGALYHYFGSKDDLLHEVYGRVLRLQQERLDALAGTDAPVERRLRQAAADVVVTTIENLDDTKIFFRSMHHLAPEKLRQVRAERRRYHERFRALVEEGQRSGVFSRATPADLVVDYHFGSVHHLSSWYRPDGPLAAQEVADHLADLLLRALRP, from the coding sequence ATGGCCGGAACGACGGAGAACGGCGGAAGACCGGTGCCCCAGCGGCTCCTGGCCGCCGCCACCCGGCTCTTCGCCGATCAGGGGTACGACCGCACGTCCGTCCAGGAGATCGTCGAGGCGGCCGGCGTCACGAAGGGGGCGCTGTACCACTACTTCGGCTCGAAGGACGACCTGCTGCACGAGGTCTACGGCCGGGTGCTGCGCCTCCAGCAGGAGAGGCTGGACGCGCTCGCCGGCACGGACGCCCCCGTCGAGCGGCGGTTGCGGCAGGCGGCCGCCGACGTCGTGGTGACCACCATCGAGAACCTCGACGACACGAAGATCTTCTTCCGGTCCATGCACCACCTCGCTCCGGAGAAGCTCCGGCAGGTCCGCGCCGAACGGCGCCGCTACCACGAGCGGTTCCGCGCGCTGGTGGAGGAGGGCCAGCGCTCGGGCGTGTTCAGCCGGGCGACGCCCGCGGACCTGGTGGTGGACTACCACTTCGGCTCGGTCCACCACCTGAGCAGCTGGTACCGGCCGGACGGCCCGCTGGCCGCGCAGGAGGTCGCCGACCACCTGGCGGACCTGCTGCTGAGGGCCCTGCGCCCGTAG